In the Granulosicoccus antarcticus IMCC3135 genome, ATCAGGGCATGGTTGACCACAGGATCGATATCATCCGCCGGCAAGTTGATCAAGGCGGCGGCGAACCGGCTTAACAGATCAGTCTGCCGCTTGAGAGTGTGAAGCTGCTTGTCTGCCTCCATGCGCTTAGAGGCGTGTTGTAACACCCAGTCCTTGTTTGCCTGCGTATCGTTTGTCAGGAAAGGGGTTATATATTGCAGTAATTCACTTTCGCCTATCAGGCCCAGTGGCATTCCCAGCTCATTGGTAATGACTAGCTCGGAGGCTGCATGCTGAAGCAAGTGGCTGCATGCGTCTGTGATAAACGTGTTCTGCTTGAGCGAACAATGAGCCGAATTCATCAGCTCACGCACAGGTGTGTTTGGAGGAGTCTGTTGATGAAAAGCCCTGAGCCGGTCTCTGGAGCCCAGTATGCCTAACAGGTTTTGGCCTTGCATGACCAGGGCCGTATCCAAGCCGTCGTTGTCCATCTGGCGGGCTGCCTCACTCAATAGGGTGTCTGGCGCGACCTGTAGGAATTTTCGAAGCGGTAGCTCTTTAAGAGAGACGGTGAGTTGGGTCATTGCTCGGACTTGTTTGTGGAATCCATAGACTCAGGAATATCGCATCAATACCCCAATTTAACATGTATACGCGCCCTGTCTCTATCCAGAGAGCTACACAGCTGGTAAGCAGCAGGAGAGGGAAGTCCAGGTTGTGTCCAGCTGCTTTAAAACTGATCAGCGGACTCTTTGACGGCCTGAGTCAGAAATTCCACAACGACCTGAACACGGCGACTGTTCTTCAGGCTCTCATGCCAGACCATCCAGTAGCTTCTGGAAAGTGTCGATTCATCTGGCAGGACGGGAATGAGGGAGCGTTGCCCACCTGCCATGAAGTCATGCAAGACGCCGATTCCGGCGCCCCCGCGTACGGCTTCGAACTGACCGATGACACCTGAGATTTCAATAGCCGATCGCCAGTTGCTGAAGATCTGTTTGTTGTATTCGAGCTCGGAGGAGAAAATCAAGTCCTCGACATAACCAACGAGGCGGTGGTCGCTCAGATCGCTGAGTTGCTGTGGCGTGCCCCACTGTTTGAGATAGTTTCGCGAGGCATACAATCTCAACGAGTAGTCTGTAAGTTTCCTGACACGCAATCGTCCTTTCTTTGGTCGCCCTATGGTAATGGCAATATCAGCTTCACGTTGAGACAGGGAAAAGACGCGTGGCATGGGGACCAGCTGTATCTGAAGTTGAGGGTGTTGTTCTGCGAGCCGATGCAGTTGTGGGGCGAGGAAGCTGATACCGAAACCATCGGGAGCCCCAATGCG is a window encoding:
- a CDS encoding LysR family transcriptional regulator — translated: MNWDDLKYFLAVAREGQILRASRKLDVSQATLNRRISNLEQDLGKKLFDRSTTGCMLLPPGQVLLAHAERIENEMIQTTADLKDDVQTLSGTVRIGAPDGFGISFLAPQLHRLAEQHPQLQIQLVPMPRVFSLSQREADIAITIGRPKKGRLRVRKLTDYSLRLYASRNYLKQWGTPQQLSDLSDHRLVGYVEDLIFSSELEYNKQIFSNWRSAIEISGVIGQFEAVRGGAGIGVLHDFMAGGQRSLIPVLPDESTLSRSYWMVWHESLKNSRRVQVVVEFLTQAVKESADQF